In Clostridium omnivorum, the DNA window CTGCTATCATTGGTGCTATGTCTGTTTTTCTATACTTTGTAGCTGTAACTGCTGCGCTTGCTGTAGTAACTGCTGCTCCTAAAACTGTTGGGATTAATCCTTCTTTTATATCCATAATATGCTCTCCTCCTTATGTGAAATCCATTAGTTGCTAACCGTCTTTTTTCGCTTAGCTGTCATAAAAACTTTTAAAGTACTACATTAATATAATTGGTAATATAACTTTTTTAATACTAGTAAAATACTTGAATAAAAAAAGATAAGTGGTATTAAAACCACTTACTTATTACACTGCCTTATATTATCTATTGTTAATACTATCTTCTGATGGATCTATAGTTTCCATTTCAATAATATTTTCTACTGTATTTAAGGCATGCGGAGCCATCTGAAGCTGTTCAATTGCTTCGTCAGCCCTGCTAGCTGCTTTACAAAGAGCAG includes these proteins:
- a CDS encoding asparagine synthase, with amino-acid sequence MDIKEGLIPTVLGAAVTTASAAVTATKYRKTDIAPMIAAGVVGFGLAHIVLGSIDLVEHRK